Sequence from the Fictibacillus arsenicus genome:
GCTTTTATTTTGCACTCAAGTGTTAAAGAGTTCTTATTTGGGACTATGCTTATAAGTTCAACCGGGTTACTTAAATATTTATAACCGCTTTTAGGGAGCCAATAGCTGTACAATTCAGAATAACATTCAATTAACATGCTTCTTCTACTGTAATCTACAGGTTCTTCAAACTCATAAACAACGTGTTTTCCGCCATAAAAAATAAAAGTATCCTCTTCACTTTCTACTCCACATCCTTCAGGGATCGCAATATGACAATCATACCTGCTCTTTTCAGGTGGAGTTATATATGGATTATTTCTTGGAATCCCTAGGAATATTGCACCTTCATCAAGAAGTTCCCTTGAATCACACCAGCGAAAGACCTCTTCCCACGCTGCAGGAATCCCTTTCGTATAAGAACCTATTATTTGATTTTTTACTGTTTTACATTTTGGCAAAACACGTGTTTCAACCTTAGCTAAGTCCAGCCATTTGAATTTATTATAGCGGGTATTCTCTTTGATCACTTTCGTCATTTTGCTTACTTGTTTAGAATTCT
This genomic interval carries:
- a CDS encoding AraC family transcriptional regulator, which produces MIFNKEQRKHIFKVLEYIDEHLEDSLTLERLSAISTYSPFHFQRMFKSIVGETPSAYVKRNRLENAAHLLIYEPHIPVTQVALMCGFSSLSYFTYSFQSYFKTNPKKWREGAYLERFPREYEDDSKNSKQVSKMTKVIKENTRYNKFKWLDLAKVETRVLPKCKTVKNQIIGSYTKGIPAAWEEVFRWCDSRELLDEGAIFLGIPRNNPYITPPEKSRYDCHIAIPEGCGVESEEDTFIFYGGKHVVYEFEEPVDYSRRSMLIECYSELYSYWLPKSGYKYLSNPVELISIVPNKNSLTLECKIKAIALAIEPK